In Aedes albopictus strain Foshan chromosome 3, AalbF5, whole genome shotgun sequence, the genomic window TTTTAAACTACCAGAAATCTGAACAGAAGACGTTTCATTAGATTGGTAACGGTATCTGTTGGTAGCTTGGCAGAAGTTATGACAACACTGGTCATCTTGCTTACGTTCGATTTTCGTTGGCTATGGATGTCGCTATATTTTATTTTATGATGATAATTTTCACCGTTTTCCAGGCACCCTAATTTTATGGTACTACATTCCCAATGTTTACGGTAAAATCAAATGCGCATACGCCTCAGAGCATAATAAGTTATGATATTTCCATCTGAACTTTTCatgtcgttgattttttttttcctgcaccTTTGGGTTCGGTCAAGATTGAAAAAATAATAACCATGAGCTGTCAAACATTTTGATTGTTTCTTATAAAGCAGAATAAAACGTAAAATGTTAAATCAAACTTAAAGGAACCATGATAACTTCCCAGAGACTAAATGTCTCTACGAAGCATCCCAAGATCACTAAAACATACTTCCATGAAACATAGTATGCTAAACAAGCAaatttacgtaattaataaacgaaCACTTAGGCCCCACATGTCATTTTCCAGCGATCCTGACGTTCAATAATATTTCTTGATTTAGAaatgatatttgaaaaaaataatttgcgatTCGATAGAACATACGTTTCGATGGTGCGTACTTTAAAAAaacggtggtgtacgtactatcgaggtgtGCCTGTATTTCATGCAACATGGCGCTGCGGTCGAATTGCGTACTAAAAATTCCACCATTTGAGAGTCATAATTCTTTTgagcaactttgttgaagacatgAACTTTCTATGTTccattttaaatgcacactagtgCCACATTGAGTTAGAGTTGCGTGCTAAACAATCAACCATTCAAGAGCCATGAGTCCTCTAAacacggaataatagcgcggactatttttccgcaaggaaaagtgacagctccatttgattcgcacgggaggcgttacagtgttacacttttttccttacttgccatctgcgaactgcacaagtaattttgaagcggaatcattagggggattaggggcataatggacaccctaagcaaatgagtgtgttaggcctgtataacagacaaaaacttaacatattattagttggctcacaactttaacttgtttcctacgtatttcaatcatttacagcttgtagaatgtcattattgtgaagaaataatgaattgaaaaccgtgtgttttttggggctggcagcagaggtacggggcgaaacggacacccatcggggcataatggacacccctgcatactttatgctgtatctttgagaacatcgaccagttaagtaatttgccaacggagatcaataccacagatataatactccatcttagacgagtttacataacttcaaagttaattaaataaattttaggctaaaataatcggattgaatattttcaaactctctaaaacgcctaacagtatgcaacgcccgtacatccattcagaattgccagtgttcatttcgccccgaaaagactacaacattgaaattgttattttcagtgtgttctgatcaaaaatataatgcttcatccattgctaaatctacgtatacatgtagataagctaacaattcacttgtttgtatggtggacacactcaatcactcgtaataccttatttgctgctgcttcgaaattataagaaatccaccatatgaaaaacgaacttcaatttcaatgatattttggttaatttgaaggaatataaagggTACttgtgaaaaatagaacaatgacttgttcctttacacttatgaattgaaagtttaacataaaagtcaacggtttcggcaaaaacaggggtgtccatttcgccccgggtgtccattatgcccctaatccccctacttgaccattacttgtcctatctttttgcacagtacgtaagaagtggaaactagccattatggCGGGAAAccgtataagtaaaatattggcatggattcgtgcattgatccgttgattgtgaggcaaaCCCCTTTCCTCTCGCTACTTCGCAACCGCTacttcaccgagttagaagatgGGTGATTAATATGATACTGTTTCTAGGAGTTTCTAGGTAtgtgctggaatgggtttgttgacactttccggtaccaactagggtgtacatggtgagtgtgataattgttggaaaatgatgtaaCCGAGTAAAATTACGCTCGAAATTGTATACGTCGCCAGGAATTATTATGTGAAAATTATGTGTAAGGATTTCGAACTTCGTTttccaaatggcgatttcacttcctgTGATGAAGAGGTttaggaatgcttattcagcacacactttcccGGATGTGTGGACATTACttattcggatgaacctgatgtcttttcttgtagttatgattctctggcttcggctTCCGGATAGTATCCGCGGGCACACATCatgttcgtccatttgacgtccaccaatctatgtttcaacattccatgatctctaacaggctaattttataaaaaaaaaaataatttaaaatgttcaCAAGACTGTGCCTGAcgctgaagacaatcaaaattttcaaaccccTGAAAATTACACAGGTCGCTCAATTTCATATCTAATAcaacatgatttttaattttctctacaatatcatcgtatatatgtgtttatttcatctggtatgtgaaactacatggctctggattagtatggtcgggtttttcattgaattgaagctatttttttactattttagccattttgtcttatgaccattgggcgcgcagtttattgataccaacGTTTTAGGCTTACATTTTCGCATGTTAAAAATTAAATATgttcctttttttattttatagtgGTAGAatatacactgaacggcggcttgcggtgaaaattactattctgagggtcaatttaaatacacaacgccactaaatttgtgcagtctgagtttcgtttcaattcaacagaattatgtgttcaattttaccatggactcgattttcaattgaaaaaagtttctgttggcaaccggatttgatctaatctaatctaatctaacacatacgcagccagtacaagaaagcatcctggaaaatgatcgggttagattacgcccgattatttttcttgtcaatattgatgcttgcagcatatcgaagatatgacacaagcgtcaaagcggccaggcctactgcgtagcgttaaccgcgaagatgattctttgaaatgattcgatttccaagcttttgtttaaaatcggatcacttctcgaatctacaggggaggaaggatgcgtggacataccgtaccaaacgctccaagaTTTGATCAATTATATGGTTTTATAAATATATATAATATGAAAATAGTAAATAgaagcatgaaacgttctcaccaAATTTAGTTTGTTCATCCGTGGACCCGTTGATTGGAAAAAGATATTTCTAACGTCCATCTGGAGGCTTGATGTTTACAACCGGATCCATTTGTGACGTCTTCCTTTCTAATGCGACGTGTGGGCGACGTAGTGACATACGGTCACCAAAGACGAGCGATGTTGACCCGGCACTAAAAGCGATTCTGATAACAAAACGTGCAGCATTTGTTCCAATGAAATCCATGTGGATCTGTCTCATAAACCCAACTTGTTTCACTTAACCGGGAGCAGTAGGTAGAGCACCGACGTAAAATCAAACACATAATTGGCATTGTTGGAGAAAAGAGTACGCATCATAATGAAAACACGGCACTTCCGCGTGGGACTTTACAAGAATCCACTTTTCACTCGGGTGGCATAGTGCCGCACAGAGCGCTAGTGGAATcgcggaataaactttacaagaAACACTTCTTTGCTTGCATGGCACGCCATCCATCAGACAAAAAGATGCACTTTCTTCCAGATTCTGATATCTTTTTGTGGAGTTAATATCCAACAGACTCCGTAACCACACGCGTTCActttccggatggcgtagcgacAGTTGAAAATATACTTAAaccgggaacgcgaaaaaaattgACAACCGAAATTGAAACGCGTCCGTTCGCGGCGAAGCCTACTTCGATTTCTGTGTTTTACTGTACAAATCTTCAAAGACAAACTGAACTTGTTCTTCGTGTTTAACTTATGATTGATCAACTTGAGATACAAAGATGCACCAAAAACTTACACCCTGATTCACACTCTTCTTCTGTAGTACGGAGGACACACAAACAGTACCGCCCTGTACCTCAGAACAACtcgtttctgttggcaaccggatttgaaccaagaaacttgtcatcaccaggctcgcacgctaccactcggctatcgactttcctacttatggttttgcctatGTACGACTACCTAACagtgttagtcggtatgtgcatcagcacctttttcgacctgatgcagtGCGCTCTCCAGGTAGTTGACGGTTAGTATCGTCAATATGACCTTTCGGTAAatccatctatttttttttttcacggaaaggcgaaaccgcaaTGACGtttgacctttgcgtctctttggttCTGAAATCAATGTCCTAAACAGGTAAAGTACATTAGAgtaattcttgattccaagctttcctggacatctcatattgaattcagaatcaaggatgcttgtatggccttcgggcaatgcctgcgaacctttggtaaaacttggggtctTAATAAATAAATGCGGGATAATGAATTTCACATTGAATCGTATTCACGGTactttcttctattttttttattagtgagtttagcgaaactggaagcatttcctcactttttggtttttgattttttttattaaataatgaagcaatattttcaaaatcggttttcgtacacagttagaggaaggatcaaggtatctcctgattttttttcggatggaaaatgtttttcagttttaaggaaaccatttttgaataaaatttcaaaaaatatggtttttgaaaaattggtaaaagttttacacctgaaaaaaatccaggagatagttcgatccttcctctaactgtgtacgaaaaccgatttggaaaatattgcttcattatttaataaaaaatcaaaaaccagaaaaatgaggaaatgcgtccagttttgccttaatgctaattcttcacactttcTGCTAACTAAGAAAACCTTATTCTCTTCCACAGGTTCATCGGCGTCCTGCTGCCATCGATCCCCATCGCCATCTACAAGGAGCAGAGCTTCTTTCCGCGAGGCAAACGAATCATTCTGGTGCTGCGATGTTTCGTCGGAACGACGGGCCTGATGCTGAGCTTCTACGCCTTTCGCCATATGCCGCTGGCAGACGCTTCGGTAATTATATTTTCCACACCGGTATTCGTAGCGATATTCGCACGGTTGTTCCTCCGGGAGCAGTGCGGAATGTTCAATGTGATAACGATCCTGCTGACGCTGGTGGGGGTAGTGCTGATCACCCGGCCGCCGTTCTTCTTCCACGAAGATTCGACCAGCTTGGTGGACGAACAGGTCATCGAGGCTAACTATGATGTGTGGGGTCCGGTGGCGGCGCTGTCGTCCACTCTGTTTGGGGCCAATGCTTACGTACTGTTGCGTGCCCTCAAGGGACTGCACTTTTCCGTGATAATGACCAACTTTGGGGCGTTCGCATTGATTTACACGTTGATTGTTTGCTACTATCTGGGCGCACTGTGCTGGCCCCTGTGTGGATCGGACCGGTTGCTGGTAATAGCCCTGGCACTGTTCAGCTTCGGGGGTCAGATTCTGCTTACGCTGGCGTTGCAATTCGAACAGGCTGGCCCTGTGGCGATTGCACGGTCAGCGGACATTGTGTTTGCCTTCATCTGGCAGATCATGTTCTTCAAGGAGACGCCCAACGTTTACTCGGTGCTGGGAGCATTGTTGGTGGTGAGTTCGGTCGTTTTATCTGGACTCCGGAAGTGGGCCCTGGCGTTACCGAGGGATTCGGACTTGAGGAAAAGGTTAAAATTTCTGGTCATAGAGTAGGAATGTTTTTGAGCATAATAGGGCAATCCATGGGATAGCCTTGTTAAGTTCAAAGCACCACTGACTGTTGCAAGCCCCATACTAGCCTCTAATGTTTAACACTAATACTAACTCACACAAGTACACATACACGGAAATCAAACAATAGAACGCTACCAAATCGGATAGGAATGCAAACAGCTACACTGAAGGCAAAAGAAACTTACTTCTAAAACACGAGATATATGATATTATCATATTCATTTTTAAAATGCCTGAAGGAGTCCAGTCGGGAATAGGTAGTATAAAATGGATTCCATCGAGGTAATGGGAGTCCTTTGAAAAAGGAATTGTGATTGTTTTGCGTAGACGCCGGGAAGATGTAAGTCGTCATGCTGCATAAAGTTAATGAATATTTAACAAAACGTTAGGAGAATGGCTGAATGAACCTTAGTAAGAGTAATTATTTGACATCACTTAACACGAGTGTGCAATGCAAATCGTAAAATTATGATTTCGTGCAGCGGTTCTCACAGCATTTCTTGATGTTGGATTTCATATAATTCTTTCAAAATGTCCTTGTAAGCATTTCGTAGAGCTCCCTCAGAAAGCCTAGCATAATATTTTACGAGTACTTAATGAGCAGATTATTGCGGGATACATGCGACTATTTCAGCATGAGTGTTGGCGGTAGCAgctcctcctctctggagccaccaaatgttggcgtcagcacaatcttccaattggcagcacgattggtgcggtgttcctcttgcggtgggactagaccaaatacttacaAATAAATacgcgatgatgaatcgacgatgatcaggatgacaaaacccacaatcgtttcacggtaccgttgcgaagggatacggtattacattctgtgtgtgccaaccaacagacaagacggaacgcgttactttTGAACACCGATACTACACTCAGGGTAGGAGGTTGAAGTAGGAGAATAGTTGaaatcgaacgtccaaatcgtgtgtgatagtatttaggcctttctagactcatgccaacgttctcgcattcggaaccttagcttaccagagtgagaaaaggTCGATAGATTCAATGACTGGAGACTCGTTTAAAATCGTGTGTAGTAGCACTTACGCCTTTCTAGACTCAAAAttctcctccaaaagggactggccACCCGAAGAGAATTACCAGAGTGAGAAAGTTTGATCTAAGTATCTACACTTTTgaaggattgaattatccaatcaaAAGATCAGAATAATTTAGTCTTCGAAGtgcaagttcaggatcaaaggaatttgagtagcaaaaCACCTATCCGGGAGGTATctagtgtggagtccaaaaacaaaactgactgtcGTATTTATTGATCTTCCCTTTTATAACCGGagggcctaccaaaaattacacatgatctttcctgGAAGGGTGATGAAATAGTggctctcgttacgatctacGCATTTACACTTTGGTACGTGTATAAACGTGAATATATAAGCGGCCAGAATGTTCTTTTCCGAGGAGAGAATTGACTCGAACTTTCCTGAATTTGAACAATCTCTCTAGCTACATGATTCGATTGAGTTTGAACAGAATATCGACTATAATTCATATTTTGCACGCCCCGATGACCGGCTGACCTAATTTTCAAGATCAACTTCAATGATGGATTTAATTACAAAacgttttttacaaaacttaggtAAAATTACTGAAAGATCTGAAAAAGGTCCTGTtgaaatttccagacgaattcttGGTGAACTTCTTCTTAACAAAATACTGTACCTCATAATTAAAGATTTTGCCCGATTTTTGAAGAACATATCAGGAGGAGCGGTTCGCAACAGGGGGTGCTGATCGACGTCCAAGTGCTAGGGAAGGACGAAGGACtcgaagctcaactgtgcaccctCGTCTTCCGGAATGTTAGATGTTTGGTGTCAGGGTGTCAGGAAAGCAGCAAAAAGAAAACAAGACCAGAATACCAACTAGATCAAACGGCAACGACCCACGCGACGGAAAGGAcatgtgattggaaactcggtatgtgGAACGGCAGATATCTCAATTTCatagggagcacccgcatactcgccgatgtgCTGAAGGACAGCGGATTCGGTTTTGCAAATCTCGATTTTCTGAAGCTTCGGCTAAGCGcgtgacgtttaatgtttgattcTAGAGGTACATCTACCAGATCTGCGGTAATACACGCGAACTGAGAACAACTTTCATCGTCATGGTCAAAATGCAGAAGTACGTTATTGGTTGGTGGACGATCGGCGAAAGAAtgcgcaggttgaggatcaaggtctgattcttcaacttcagcacaatcaacgtgcacagcccacactacaATGCATATTATGCGCAGCTCAACCGCAGCCCaatccacgacgtcaagatcatcagaccgacgattggaaagttcagcgcctatCAGCTGACAAACATGGCCAGTGGAATTGCGTCAACACCGTGATTAACATATGGTACCGACGGCCGCCTCGGTATAATCTGCAGCGACTGAAACTACCGAATGTCGCCATCGTAGAATCTCGAGCAAGCATTgccggacgagggcgagctcaatgaAGCAAAgagcaatgagagtatattaaaggtggggaagaagaagagatggctatgtattagtaaggaaagaaaaatgtaaacacaaatagtaaCGTcactatttcgacactgatttttcatttgggcctaactgacattttcgagttctcttcgtcgatcctctctttgtgttatcacagaatgtgtaattgagttttccaaagattttttggttgaaacgctaagaagacgactacatgttgctatagaaacaaaaagaataattattttgtttggtttgatcaagttattagcgaaagagagagtcgacgaagagaaatcgatcaagtcagttagacccttatgaaaaatcattgtcgatttgatACGTGTTCTTattgagttgtctgaaaaaagtcacgaaacctaatgcaatcctattcatacagggtgactggtaattcgtgttacacccgaaaggaggtgaaagtagaccatatttgcagcaaaaaattgttctacaggtaggtccggaaatcactgctaagtgagttattcaaaaattagtgttattaaattaccccatctttaaacatctctaactcagaaactatgaaccgtataatcaatcttagcgcatggatagaaagcttaaagctttgtcttttaacgctctttggacaggtaattgataaaaagtcgtttaagtgcagaaattttgacttttatgtaaaaagtgcctaaaaatgtacccccttttcaccttttttgatagtttactcgtgaaaaacgtaataaatgtgagaaatgttcttctacaaaacattcattttttgatacgctaccaaactgtcctttggtgcaacattgtatctttcatagttttgtcacaatcttgaattcaaaattttgtgaaataaatcaatgtttttattgcaatactgtctggcaaccctacacgtttgcttgctgttggtcgtcgtgcgcatggcaacgaagtccagcgtctcggcggcggtcatcgtttgacagagccaacagtgatcggcaaattgcgcgcaatgtttatgaatcaatctcaaggcatccttttctttgggtgaagattcaattcgcctagatgcaattcacccaaacccactcactggtggaatttagcgagatcataccgctgggtggcaccgttttaagggatattcaaacctacgggccgagactgggtccgggccggggccgcggccgagactcgatagggcttttgtcgcttcgttctcactgcacacaatgctcaccgggctatagcgcctgcgcaccagcaatttatgttgcgcgaacgcacgcacagtatgaagcggttgtcatttatttttgttttttttttctgcgcactttctccagtgtgtttgatgtacattcatccagaactttcttttgtaatttctacaggaatctgggattcctccagctttttttatgatttcccttggagtgctttttggggctctcccgtagttctttctggaaaacctctaatgagattcttctaggagtccttcctggtaattctccagctactccgtctgggtttttgtccttaagttctactaaaatttcttctgggttactttcaagaactggtttagaatttttctccagaaattccgccaggagtagcttcccacagtttatttattttcagttcaacgggaagccctcctgaagttcctgagagtgagtacagggcacccccaaaaaataccaagggaatttctttagaattagcccaagaattccaccagcatttgtcgtagaatcatcctaggattttactgggaatttctccattataactctggaaattaatgcaggagttctccagcaataatgcaggcttctcttcaggatttttcccgaaaattattgaaggactcaagggattcccccagaaattcctgcattaataccaccaggacttcctcaagggattgctccaaaaaatcctccacgatgccaactaaaaattcttccagtagttctttcaggaataactccagaaattcatctcgaaattcctacaggaatttctcttcaggaattgtggaagggatttcacaagacaattttttcaataaattgctccaagactttctttaaaaattcctgcaaggatttatctaggaattcctctgacgattcctctagatttttttccacggtgtcccccaagaattcttccagctattcctccatgagttcctgcaggaattcatcccgaaattctaccaggaaatcctgcagggattccttcaggaatcccaccataaattcctcctgtaattgctgcaggagattctctagaggtttctccaaggattcctctagaattccttccagaatttctcccaggaaatcatcaagaaattcctctagaaattccttcagtaattcctacaggaattccttcagtaattcctcacagaattcgtctaggaatttctacagggatttcttcaaaaatttctccagaaagtactccaggcatttctccaagaattatttcatggatttctccataaattattccaggaattcctctagaaattacttcaggtactactccaggagttcctccaagaattccaccggaaattcctcaaggaatacctccagaaattccatcaggtatttttccaggaagtcttcttggaaatactccaggcataactccaagaatttctcagtgAGTTACTCCATGTATTCCTAcattctttattatagagattttcagccctaggctggttcatctctttcgaattcccccagtgattccttcataaatttctccagtaaatgcttcagaaaattctttagagattccttcagaattccttcctgtatttcctccaggaaatcatccagaaatttcgccagtgattcctttaataaatcttctatggattcctccagaagttcgtacagaatatcctccagaaattcctccagacattcctccagacattcctccagaaaacactccaggaattcctctaagaatttcgccagtgatttctttcgtccagaaattttgctagtgattcctttaataaatcttctagggatacccccaggaattcctacagaatatccaccagaaattcctccaggcattcctccgggaattcctacagaaaatactccaggaattacttcaggaattcatccatgaacttttccagaaattcctccgaaaattcctcgaagaattttttcaggaatttttccataaagtcttccaggatatactccatgaattactccaagaattgcttcaggaataactcgaggaattcctccaaaaaatcatccaagaattccttcaggagttcttccataaagtcgtccaggaaatactccattaattactccaagaactgcttcaggaataactctaggaattcctccacgaattgcttcagaaatgacttcagggattcctacaggaattctttcaggaactacttcaggctgtcctcaaaaaaatcctccaggaattctataaggaaatacttacgggattcttccaagaattactccaggaaagccgtcaagaattcctcccgggaacaatccaagaattcccataatttctctttgaattactccaagaattcgtcgaaaaattatttctggaatagaaattcctcccagaattccttttagaaatacctcaaggaaatgcttcaagaatttcttcagaaaatccttaaagaactcctccagaagtgcatccagccaatcttttaggaattccttcccgatttttttcaggaacttctccagatattgcttaggaatatctccaggaactcgtcttgaagaactattccagaacgtactccaggatttcctcaagaaatgtctctagaacttccttcaagaattccttcggttaactttccaggaattcctcccggaattatctcaggtacagtattccttaacccttcagcgcgcgcgctgttgtaaaaagtacaacactacaaaaaaaaacctcgcttttcgtatacagcactAGTGCGGcgaagtttcggttgcttgatggcgcgcgtcctggatggttaaagagttactacagggattccaggaatagctccagaaactccgttagaatttactccaagaattcctccaggaatcactccagtaattcctcaaggtaggatgtcatccaggaatttctgtaggaattcttggaaaaaaatttaaacggattcttgattgaaatcttgaaagaattcttgggggagttcccgtagcagtttctggaataatttctggaggatttccaaggagaattctggagtgatttttggggaagatcctgtaggaatttctggaggatttcctaagagaaatccttgaaaagtttatttagaaattcctcccagacttccacCAAGAAtagcttcaagaatccctctatgaatttctccaaaaatccctcgaacagtccttcgtgggatttttgaagaaatttattcaggaattactttacaaactcccccaggaattccttcacaaattcctccagtaatttcttcaaaaattcctccaagaatttctccatgaattcttgcaggaaatcctccaaaaataacttgtgagatagctccagggattcctcctagaattcctccaggtattcctccagtaactctttcaaaaactccttcaaggcttactacaggtatttctctagggattcctaatgaaatttctccagggaaatcccccaggaattcttccaagactccctccaggtatttcttcaaaaattcctccagggattattttaagacttcctccaaggattccaccagggattcttccagggagtaattcctgaaagaaactccaaaggaattcctgggatgaactcttagaaaaatttccggatgacatcctacctagaggaattattggagtgattcctggaggaattcttggagtaagatCTAACGGAGTTTTCGAAGCTATTCCTGAAAAGAAAATATGAAGcgctttccagaggaatccctggagtag contains:
- the LOC109422738 gene encoding solute carrier family 35 member G1, giving the protein MPEHLELQQLVGGVLQGGVRHRSLSWLQCSCPYLGIILATISSLFFSLCSVIVKGLVDINPIELATFRFIGVLLPSIPIAIYKEQSFFPRGKRIILVLRCFVGTTGLMLSFYAFRHMPLADASVIIFSTPVFVAIFARLFLREQCGMFNVITILLTLVGVVLITRPPFFFHEDSTSLVDEQVIEANYDVWGPVAALSSTLFGANAYVLLRALKGLHFSVIMTNFGAFALIYTLIVCYYLGALCWPLCGSDRLLVIALALFSFGGQILLTLALQFEQAGPVAIARSADIVFAFIWQIMFFKETPNVYSVLGALLVVSSVVLSGLRKWALALPRDSDLRKRLKFLVIE